The Phycisphaerales bacterium genome segment AGGGCGTTGGCGAGGTCGTTGATGTTGAGGACGGGGACGCCGTGGATGTTGGCGACGCGGGCGAGGCCGACGTCGGTGGTGGCGACCATCGCGGACATCGAGCGGGCGAGCTCGACGACCATCTGGTCCACGGCCTTGCCGGGCACGAGCGTGTCGTCGATGGTGACGTCCAGGCGCGGCTGTCGCTGCAGCTTGGCGATGATCTCTAGCCCTCGGCGGCCCTTGCTGCGGCGCATGGCGTCGGCGGAGTCGGCCAGCTGCTGGAGCTCGCCGACCACGAAGCGGGGGATGACCACCGGAGCCTGCATGAAGCCGGTCGCGGCGACGTCGGCGATGCGGCCGTCGATGAGGACGGAGGTATCGATGAGGATGGGGCGCACGCCGCGGAGCTGCTTGGCGAACTCGACGTAGGGGATCACGAGGCGGAAGTCGTCCTGCGTCTGGAGGATGGTGGAGACGCCCAGGTAGCTCAGGGTGATGCCGATGATGATCTTGATGGAGTTGACGGTGGGCTTGAGCTCGGCGACGGCCTTCTCCTCCACCGCCCAGCTCTCGACGGCGAGGTCGATGATGAAGCCAAGGGCCAAGGTGGCGATGAGGCCGGCGAGGACGCCCACGAGCACGCCGACGATGGTGCCGGTCTTCTTGTTGGGCGTGAGGAGGTCAACGCCCAGGGCCCCGAGGAACAGGATGACCGAGACGAGCAGCGGCAGCCACCACTGGGTGCCGACGCCCTCGTTGAAGCCCTCCTGATGCTGGAGGAAGGCGAGGGTGGTGAAGGTGGCGATGAGGATGAAGAAGGCGGCGCGGACGATCTTGAGCATCACCGCGCGCTGGCGGGCCGCGGCCTCGGCGGGGTGGAGGGAGTAGTTGGGCTCGGGGGATTGGCTGGGGCGGAGGATCACCGTCCAAGTGTACGGGTTGGGGGTGGCGGCGGGTTCAGGTTTGATTGGGGGAGCGGGGGGCACTAACCTCCGTGCTCGTCCCCCCGATCGACGGCCGGGCCCGGTGCACGGATGGCCCGTGAACCTGGTCAGGGCTTGACCGCAGCAGCCATAAGCGGCCGTCGTCCGGTGCCGCCGGTGTCCTGGCCGTCGATCGGGGGGATGAGTGGGGGAAGAGTTCTCGGGCGTAGCGCCCAACCGCAGCCGATGATGGGGTCCTCTGGCCACCACCGCTAGAATCGGTGCTGGGATCTGTCAGGAGAGGACCGCGTTTGACTAAGCATGCGACCGTCGGGCCGGATGAGCGGATCGTGATCATCGGCGCGGGGCCTACGGGCCTGGGCGCCGGGTACCGCCTGAAGGAGCTCGGCCACACGAACTTCGCGATCTACGACCGCCACCCCTACGTAGGCGGGCTGTCGCACAGCTTCACCGACGACAAGGGCTTCACGTGGGACATCGGCGGGCACGTGATGTTCTCGCACTACACGTACTACGACCAGTGCTTCGAGAAGCTGATGGGGAGCGACTTCACCCTGAACAACCGCGAGAGCTGGGTGCGGATGTTCGACCGGTGGGTGCCGTACCCCTTCCAGAACAACGTGCGCTACCTGCCCAAGGAGGCGGCGTTTGAGTGCATCGCCGGGCTGATCAAAGCCCAGGGCGGCAAGGGGAAGGTCCCGAGCCCCGCGGCGGCCCGCAACTTCGGCGAGTTCATCGACGCGGTGTTCGGCGAGGGGATCGCCAAGCACTTCATGCGCCCGTACAACTTCAAGGTCTGGGCGTACCCGCCCGAGATGATGAACAAGCAGTGGATCGGCGAGCGGGTCGCGGTGATCGACGTGGAGCGGGCGCTCAAGAACGTAATGCTGGGGCTGGATGACTTCGGCTGGGGCCCCAACAACCAGTTCAAGTTCCCCTTGAAGGGCGGCACGGGCGAGTTCTACCGCCGGTTCGGGCCGGTGCTGGGGCTGACCGAGGACGGGCGGGAGACGCAGCGGTCGCACATCAAGCTGAGCCGCACGGTGGTGAGCATCGATGTGGATGCGCGGGTGGTGACGTTTAACACGGGGGAGCAGGTTCCCTACGACACGCTCATCAGCACCATGCCACTGGACGTGCTGTGCCGCGAGGTGCTGGTGGGGAACGTTCCCGATTCGATCCGCGCGGCGGCAGGCAGGCTGCTGCACAGCGGCGGGCACATGGTGGGCATCGGCATCAAGCGGCCGTGCCCGAGCACCAAGAGCTGGATGTACTTCCCCGAGGCCAACTGCCCCTTCTACCGGGTGACGTACCTCTCGAACTACTCGCCCTTCATGACGCCGGACAAGGACCGGTACTACTCGCTGCTGTGCGAGACGAGCACGAGCGACGTGAAGCCGGTGGACGCCTCCCGCATCGTGGAGGACACGATCGAGGGGTTGATCAACGCCGGGCTGATCACGCGCGAGGAGACCAAGGACATCGTCTCGACGTGGCACTACTACGCGGACTACTCGTACCCGACGCCGAGTGTGGAGCGCGATGAGGTGCTGAGCGTCCTGATTCCCTGGCTGGAGGCGCGGGGGATCTACTCGCGCGGGCGGTTCGGGATGTGGAAGTACGAGGTGGCGAACACCGACCACACACTCATGCAGGGCGTGGAGTGCGTGAACCGGCTGCTGCTGGGAGAGCCGGAGACCACCATCGGCGTGGTGTACAAGGTGACCGAGGACGGGCGTCAGGCGGCCGTGCACGAGCGCCCGGCGCACGCGGGTTCGGGCGAGAAGCGGATCAGGCCGTCCGTTGCGCACGCGGAAGCGAAGCCCGAAGCGGTGCTGATCGAAGCGAAAGTCGGCGATCTCGCGGCGGGGCCGATCGGCGAGGAAGAGGTCGGGATCGGCGAGGGCTCGTGAGCGCGCAAGCAGCGACAGCCCAGCGGCTTCCCCGGCGCGGGTGACGGGTGCGAAACAGCGGATGGCGTTTGCGGCGTGCGGCGAGGGTCCGAGAGCCGCGCCTTCGTTCGGCCTGTGCCGTTTGTTCCAAAAGAGCGGCCATTATCGTGGCCCAGAGGCAAAATTGGTGCACATTCCCAGCAGACGGGCCGGGTTGGGGTTTACGGACGGGCTCCACTGCGTGGGTCCCGTTCTCGACACAGCACGCCCGTGCGTGTGGGCTGGGGGGCTGTCCCTTCGGTCGAGGGTTCTGCTGCGTGGAGTCGCCCGGCCGCAATCGGGCGAGTGGTATGAGTGCGCTGTCGCGTCAACCCGAGGTGATTCTGCTTGCCCAGGACTGGCAGGCGGATGTCACGCAGCTGCTGGATGAGCACCATCTGGTGGCGTGGTCCGACAGCCACGCCCGCCGAACACAGTTCGCAGTCTCGCTGGGTCAGTTCCTCGGAAGCCAGCGGGACACCGAAGTGTGTGTCTTCTACGGCAAGCACATCACCGACCTCGAAAGCTTCTGCTACCAGCTGGAGCGGGCGATCCCCGGGCCGACGCTGGAGCGGCGCGTCGATGGCCCCGGCGGGGTGGTTGCTCTGCTGCGGACGCGGGCGAGCTTCCGCGGGCGGCCGGAGAGCAAGTTCCGCTACTACATCTGGCACGACGCGGATGTGCTGCTGCGGGCCAATCACAAGCTCTTCGGGCAGCTGGTGGACGCGATCTCGGGCGTCGCGGCCGAGGCCGAGTACGTCAGCGACGAGCTGCTGCTGCTGCACCGGGCGGTGTACGTGGGCGGGTCGATCCTGGACATCTACGGCGAGGACGCCCGCGGCCAGTTCCAGAGCTGGCGGGCCGATGAGCACGACGAGCCGTTCTGGAAAGTCGTGACGGGGATCGAGGCGCCGCCATTCATGCGGTACCGGATTGATCTGCTGGGCAAGCGGTAAGGCGCGTAGGTCCAATAGGTCTGCTGGGTCGGGTAGCTCTGACGGGGACCTGCTCTCATGAATGAGCGGGGTCTTCGTGCCGACCTACGCTTGGATGCAATGCGCATCATCGCTGGCGAGTTCCGTTCCAGGCGGTTGCTGACCCCGCCGGATGATTCGATCACACGCCCCATCCCCGACCGGGTGAAGGAGTCGCTGTTCGGCCTTCTGCGGGGGCACTGCGAGGGGGCGTCGGTGTTCGATGGCTTTGCGGGGACGGGGGCGATCGGGCTGGAGGCCCTGAGCCGCGGGGCCTCGCGGTGCGTGTTCGTGGAGCAGGACAAGTCCATCGGGCAACTGCTCTCAAAGAACATCGAGACGCTGGGCGTGAAGGATCGGGCGGAGCTGGTGATCGGCGACGCGCTTGGCCCGGGGGCCCTGGCGCGGGCGCCGCGCCCACTGACGCTGGCGTTCCTCGACCCGCCCTACCCGCTGGTGCAGGAGGCGGTGGGGTTCAAGCGGACGATGGCGCAGGTGCAGAAGATGGTGGACCTGCTGACCCTGGACGGCTTCGTGGTGCTGCGCACGCCGTGGCCCCTCAAGCACAAGCAGGGCTCGCCCGCGCCCGTGGCCCCGCCGGTGACCAAGAAAGGCAAGGGCCGCTTCGATCGGCGAGCCTGGGAGCGCGAGGTGCTTGAACCCCGGAGCACTCCCGGGCGGGCGGCCCATGGTCTGACCGCTCGCGACGAGGCGCTCGAGGAGCTGGCGGAGGCATCGCCGACGGTGGCAAAGGCGTCGTGGATCGACGTGGACCTGCACCTGCCCAACGCGCAGGGGCCGGAGACCCACGTATACCACAACATGGCGGTGCACCTGTATATGCGGAAGGCCTAGGGAAAGCCTGAAGTGGCGAAGTGGCAAAGTGGCAAAGTGGCAAAGTGACGGAGTGAGAGGCGCTCTGACCACCTTTCCTCGCGCGACTGAACACATCATGTCAGCGGCTGGGTGAATCGTCGGTTGGGGTTATCGCACCTCGTGGTACATTGCCCGCGTGGCGGATCAGCTGACCAGGCAACAGCTCGAGGCGGTGCAGCACAGCGGGGGGCCGCTGATCGTGCTGGCGGGCCCTGGCACGGGC includes the following:
- a CDS encoding FAD-dependent oxidoreductase, with product MTKHATVGPDERIVIIGAGPTGLGAGYRLKELGHTNFAIYDRHPYVGGLSHSFTDDKGFTWDIGGHVMFSHYTYYDQCFEKLMGSDFTLNNRESWVRMFDRWVPYPFQNNVRYLPKEAAFECIAGLIKAQGGKGKVPSPAAARNFGEFIDAVFGEGIAKHFMRPYNFKVWAYPPEMMNKQWIGERVAVIDVERALKNVMLGLDDFGWGPNNQFKFPLKGGTGEFYRRFGPVLGLTEDGRETQRSHIKLSRTVVSIDVDARVVTFNTGEQVPYDTLISTMPLDVLCREVLVGNVPDSIRAAAGRLLHSGGHMVGIGIKRPCPSTKSWMYFPEANCPFYRVTYLSNYSPFMTPDKDRYYSLLCETSTSDVKPVDASRIVEDTIEGLINAGLITREETKDIVSTWHYYADYSYPTPSVERDEVLSVLIPWLEARGIYSRGRFGMWKYEVANTDHTLMQGVECVNRLLLGEPETTIGVVYKVTEDGRQAAVHERPAHAGSGEKRIRPSVAHAEAKPEAVLIEAKVGDLAAGPIGEEEVGIGEGS
- a CDS encoding RsmD family RNA methyltransferase codes for the protein MRIIAGEFRSRRLLTPPDDSITRPIPDRVKESLFGLLRGHCEGASVFDGFAGTGAIGLEALSRGASRCVFVEQDKSIGQLLSKNIETLGVKDRAELVIGDALGPGALARAPRPLTLAFLDPPYPLVQEAVGFKRTMAQVQKMVDLLTLDGFVVLRTPWPLKHKQGSPAPVAPPVTKKGKGRFDRRAWEREVLEPRSTPGRAAHGLTARDEALEELAEASPTVAKASWIDVDLHLPNAQGPETHVYHNMAVHLYMRKA